A region from the Mustela erminea isolate mMusErm1 chromosome 10, mMusErm1.Pri, whole genome shotgun sequence genome encodes:
- the TINAGL1 gene encoding tubulointerstitial nephritis antigen-like, producing the protein MWRCPLRLLLLLLLLAGELALGARRGRGRRELAPGLHLRGIRDAGGRYCQEQDLCCRGRADDCALPYLGATCYCDLFCNRTVSDCCPDFWDFCLGVPPPFPPIQGCTHGSRIYPVLGTYWDNCNRCTCQEQGRWECDQEPCLVDQDMINAINQGNYGWWAGNHSAFWGMTLDEGIRYRLGTMRPSSSVTNMNEIHTVLRPGEVLPTAFEASEKWPNLIHEPLDQGNCAGSWAFSTAAVASDRVSIHSLGHMTPVLSPQNLLSCDTHNQRGCHGGRLDGAWWFLRRRGVVSDHCYPFVGREQDEAGPAPRCMMHSRAMGRGKRQATARCPSSHAHANDIYQVTPAYRLGSNEKEIMKELMENGPVQALMEVHEDFFLYQSGIYSHTPVSLGRPERYRRHGTHSVKITGWGEETLPDGRTLKYWTAANSWGPAWGERGHFRIVRGANECDIESFVLGVWGRVGMEDMGHR; encoded by the exons ATGTGGCGATGTCCactgcggctgctgctgctgctgctgctgctggctggCGAGTTGGCCCTGGGTGCCCGGCGGGGTCGTGGGCGCCGCGAGCTAGCGCCGGGCCTGCACCTGCGGGGCATCCGGGATGCGGGCGGTCGGTACTGCCAGGAGCAGGACCTGTGCTGCCGCGGCCGTGCCGACGACTGCGCCCTGCCCTACTTGGGCGCTACCTGTTACTGTGACCTCTTCTGCAACCGCACCGTCTCCGACTGCTGCCCTGACTTCTGGGACTTCTGCCTCGGCGTGCCACCCCCTTTTCCCCCCATCCAAG gaTGTACGCACGGGAGTCGCATCTATCCAGTCCTGGGAACCTACTGGGACAACTGTAACCGCTG CACCTGCCAGGAGCAAGGGCGGTGGGAGTGTGACCAGGAGCCATGCCTGGTGGACCAAGACATGATCAACGCCATCAACCAGGGCAACTACGG GTGGTGGGCTGGGAACCACAGTGCCTTCTGGGGCATGACCCTGGATGAAGGCATTCGCTACCGCCTGGGTACCATGCGCCCTTCTTCTTCTGTCACCAATATGAATGAGATCCAC ACAGTGCTGCGCCCCGGGGAGGTGCTGCCCACAGCTTTCGAGGCCTCCGAGAAGTGGCCCAACCTGATCCATGAGCCTCTGGACCAGGGCAACTGTGCGGGCTCCTGGGCCTTCTCCACGGCAG ccGTGGCGTCCGATCGCGTCTCAATCCACTCTCTGGGGCATATGACACCTGTCCTGTCGCCCCAGAACCTGCTGTCTTGTGACACCCACAACCAGCGGGGCTGCCACGGGGGCCGTCTCGACGGCGCCTGGTGGTTCCTGCGACGCCGAGG ggTCGTGTCTGACCACTGCTACCCGTTCGTGGGCCGTGAGCAGGACGAGGCTGGCCCGGCACCCCGCTGTATGATGCATAGCCGGGCCATGGGTCGGGGCAAGCGCCAGGCCACTGCCCGGTGCCCCAGTAGCCATGCCCATGCCAATGACATCTACCAGGTCACTCCGGCTTATCGCCTCGGCTCCAAC GAGAAGGAGATCATGAAGGAGCTGATGGAGAATGGCCCTGTCCAAG CTCTCATGGAGGTGCACGAGGACTTCTTTCTGTACCAGAGTGGCATCTACAGCCACACCCCAGTGAGCCTTGGGAGACCTGAGCGGTACCGCCGGCATGGAACCCACTCGGTCAAGATCACAGG CTGGGGAGAGGAGACGCTGCCCGATGGAAGGACGCTCAAATACTGG ACGGCGGCCAACTCGTGGGGCCCAGCCTGGGGCGAGAGGGGCCACTTTCGCATCGTGCGCGGCGCCAACGAGTGCGACATCGAGAGCTTCGTGCTGGGCGTCTGGGGCCGTGtgggcatggaggacatggggcacCGCTGA